In one window of Clarias gariepinus isolate MV-2021 ecotype Netherlands chromosome 10, CGAR_prim_01v2, whole genome shotgun sequence DNA:
- the LOC128531562 gene encoding lymphocyte antigen 75-like translates to MKAYLFLLSFIGVVPIPSLLQSVGHNYSLIMTKVTWPVAQSYCRETYEDLATVESDRDWLIINAKVSRESLTDVAWVGLYYIYSNPTSLSGFHWAYENISVENSYQRWSTAGQPNFGNGLNSCGYTGPMGYWWLTTCTSLFPFICFNAGNDYADKYVGVTTKKTWKKALSYCRKFHTDLAFMGNLTDNDAMQKIAYVQGSSWIGMYRNTWNWSDKTQTSDLLWLPGQPTNAYPTDYCAVLDNRMFSETKCDELHYFFCQSTFPVQTLQILKLQVMSDMRIFDSNVQSAILELVKKKMDESSMLGNTTLTWRVQSDGQIFKKGKNNF, encoded by the exons ATGAAGGCATACCTCTTTCTCCTTAGTTTCAtag gtgTTGTTCCAATCCCATCTCTTCTGCAATCTGTTGGTCACAATTATTCTCTTATCATGACAAAGGTGACATGGCCAGTTGCTCAGAGTTACTGCAGGGAAACTTATGAAGACTTGGCTACAGTGGAAAGTGACCGTGACtggttaataataaatgcaaaagtGTCACGTGAAAGTCTGACAGATGTTGCTTGGGTTGGCTTGTACTATATCTACAGTAATCCTACCAGTCTCAGTGGTTTTCACTGGGCTTATGAGAATATCTCTGTGGAAAATAGTTATCAACGCTGGTCTACTGCAGGACAGCCTAATTTTGGTAATGGCTTGAACTCATGTGGTTATACAGGCCCTATGGGATACTGGTGGCTTACAACCTGCACAAGCCTTTTCCCCTTTATATGCTTCAATG CTGGTAACGATTATGCTGACAAATATGTTGGTGTCACTACTAAAAAGACCTGGAAGAAAGCTTTGTCTTACTGCCGAAAGTTTCATACTGATTTGGCTTTCATGGGTAATTTAACAGATAACGACGCAATGCAGAAAATAGCATATGTTCAGGGTAGTTCTTGGATTGGAATGTACAGAAACACATGGAACTGGTCAGATAAGACACAAACATCAGACCTCCTATGGCTTCCTGGACAGCCTACAAATGCTTATCCGACTGACTACTGTGCTGTGCTTGATAATAGAATGTTCAGTGAAACAAAATGTGATGAGCTCCACTATTTCTTCTGTCAATCCA CTTTTCCAGTGCAGACATTGCAAATACTAAAACTGCAAGTAATGTCTGACATGAGGATTTTTGATTCCAATGTGCAGTCGGCTATTTTAGAGCTG gtcaAGAAGAAGATGGATGAAAGTAGCATGCTGGGAAACACCACACTAACTTGGAGGGTGCAGTCAGATGGTCAAATtttcaaaaaaggaaaaaataatttttaa